One genomic window of Magnolia sinica isolate HGM2019 chromosome 3, MsV1, whole genome shotgun sequence includes the following:
- the LOC131238888 gene encoding probable protein phosphatase 2C 40: MSTLGGSISTKNDALESDRILLKPMSAPIRIESSSFLNAVDVQMAGGAAGEDRVQAQGGSSKSSLEGSLKGNTVKSGLSNEFETSDAESKSNMLPHRRDEEFSCESFCLGAIDCLCSALAQAENDFMCMVEQEMEARPNLVCVGSCVLVVLLHGKDLYILNLGHSRAVLATCNSSENGLLKAIQLTKTNSVDNEIV; this comes from the exons ATGTCTACCTTGGGTGGCAGCATATCAACAAAGAATGATGCGCTCGAAAGCGATCGAATCTTATTGAAACCCATGAGTGCTCCTATAAGGATTGAATCATCAAGCTTTCTTAATGCTGTGGATGTCCAAATGGCTGGTGGAGCTGCAGGGGAAGACCGAGTCCAAGCT CAAGGTGGTTCATCTAAAAGTTCTCTTGAAGGTTCATTAAAAGGCAACACTGTCAAAAGTGGTTTATCCAATGAATTTGAGACTTCAGACGCTGAAAGCAAATCAAACATGCTTCCCCATCGTCGGGATGAGGAGTTCTCATGTGAATCTTTCTGTCTTGGAGCTATCGATTGCCTTTGCAGTGCCCTTGCCCAAGCTGAGAATGATTTCATGTGTATGGTTGAACAGGAAATGGAAGCTCGACCTAATTTAGTCTGTGTTGGATCATGTGTCCTTGTTGTGCTTCTTCATGGGAAGGACCTGTACATTCTAAATTTGGGTCATAGCCGAGCTGTATTGGCGACTTGTaattcttctgaaaatggtttATTGAAAGCCATCCAACTCACAAAAACTAATTCTGTTGATAATGAGATAGTGTAG